In a genomic window of Lates calcarifer isolate ASB-BC8 unplaced genomic scaffold, TLL_Latcal_v3 _unitig_54_quiver_1573, whole genome shotgun sequence:
- the LOC108874701 gene encoding stonustoxin subunit alpha: LITEEGCASLVSALRSNPSHLRELDLSYNHPGDSGVKLLSAGLEDPDWRLDTLRVEPGGVRWLRPGLRKYSCQLTIDTNTVNTKIKLSDNNRKVIYVEEDQSYPDHPDRFDFRPQLLCRTGLTGRCYWEVEWSGRVHISVSYRGIRRRGNSEDCEFGWNDQSWTLFCSDVSGYSVCHSKSGTSISSTSSVSNRVAVYVDCPAGSLSFYRVSSDSLIHLHTFNTTFTEPLYPGFGFWSRFLSGSSVSLCSV; the protein is encoded by the exons ctgatcacagaggaaggctgtgcttctctggtctcagctctgagatccaacccctcccatctgagagagctggacctgagctacaatcatccaggagactcaggagtgaagctgctgtctgctggactggaggatccagactggagactggacactctcag GGTGGAGCCTGGTGGAGTCCGATGGTTGAGACCAGGTCTgaggaagt attcctgtcaactcacaatcgacacaaacacagtgaacacaaagatcaaactgtctgacaacaacaggaaggtgatATATGTGGAGGAGGAtcagtcatatcctgatcatccagacagatttgacttccggcctcagctgctgtgtagaactggtctgactggtcgctgttactgggaggtcgagTGGAGTGGAAGAGTTCATATctcagtgagttacagaggaatcagaaggaGAGGCAACAGTGAGGACTGTGAGTTTGGATGGAACGATCAGTCCTGGACCCTGTTCTGCTCTGATGTCAGTGGttactctgtctgtcacagtaAGAGTGGAACATCtatctcctccacctcctctgtctctaacagagtagcagtgtatgtggactgtcctgctggctctctgtccttctacagagtctcctctgactctctgatccacctccacaccttcaacaccacattcactgaaccTCTGTATCCTGGGTTTGGGTTCTGGTCCAGGTTCTTGTCtggttcctcagtgtctctgtgttcagtgtag